A genomic region of Camelus ferus isolate YT-003-E chromosome 35, BCGSAC_Cfer_1.0, whole genome shotgun sequence contains the following coding sequences:
- the LOC116661476 gene encoding nanos homolog 2-like, producing the protein MGVVPLCFRKPSAAPVHGGPSPSLSSHLPPLQAAMELPPFDMWKDYFNLSQVVSALIQSPGQVQEAPGTGELSPGELSPGEPSTEEPRPGELSSEEPRLGQLRSGKPRHGKLKPGEPRPEAQQEQGPGGRGPSEALATLCNFCKHNGESRRVYTSHRLKTPGGVVVCPILRHYVCPLCGATGDQAHTLKYCSLNGGYQSLYRRSGRNSAGRKVNC; encoded by the coding sequence ATGGGTGTAGTTCCTCTCTGCTTCAGAAAACCATCTGCTGCTCCAGTCCACGGGGGCCCCAGCCCATCTCTCTCCAGCCACCTACCACCCCTGCAGGCGGCCATGGAGTTGCCACCCTTCGACATGTGGAAGGACTACTTCAACCTGAGCCAGGTAGTGTCGGCCCTGATCCAGAGTCCGGGACAAGTGCAGGAGGCCCCAGGGACTGGGGAGCTAAGCCCTGGggagctgagccctggggagCCGAGCACTGAGGAGCCGAGACCTGGGGAGCTGAGCTCTGAGGAGCCGAGACTTGGGCAGCTGAGATCTGGGAAGCCGAGACATGGGAAGCTGAAACCTGGGGAGCCGAGACCTGAGGCCCAGCAAGAGCAGGGACCGGGAGGGCGGGGCCCTAGTGAGGCCCTGGCCACCCTCTGCAACTTCTGCAAGCACAATGGGGAGTCTCGCCGCGTGTACACCTCGCACCGGCTGAAGACCCCGGGGGGTGTGGTGGTGTGTCCCATCCTGCGGCACTACGTGTGTCCCCTGTGCGGGGCCACGGGTGACCAGGCCCACACGCTCAAGTACTGCTCGCTCAACGGGGGCTATCAGTCTCTCTACCGCCGCAGTGGGCGCAATTCGGCCGGCCGCAAGGTCAACTGCTGA